A genomic stretch from Deltaproteobacteria bacterium includes:
- a CDS encoding L,D-transpeptidase — protein MMIRPRSLYGIMILVWLLAGCCGHRTPVVHTTLDYQPVPDQEEEVRSEPESEQELIKQVLSQNGYHRQRVKPTILLVTKKTRKLTLYYGTTPIRTYPVVLGANPKKDKLCQGDMCTPEGVYHVVCKYPHERWNKFILLDYPNNQNWLKFARAKKRGQISPLASIGGEIGIHGTDDDLRNIIGENWTFGCISLQNHHLDDIYPLINEKTLVVIKKE, from the coding sequence ATGATGATCAGACCGCGGTCATTGTACGGAATAATGATTCTGGTCTGGTTGCTGGCTGGCTGTTGCGGTCACCGGACGCCAGTAGTCCATACCACCTTAGACTATCAACCTGTACCGGATCAGGAGGAGGAAGTTCGGTCAGAACCTGAGTCCGAACAAGAGTTAATTAAACAGGTGCTTAGTCAGAACGGCTATCACCGGCAAAGAGTAAAACCAACTATATTACTGGTCACCAAAAAGACTCGTAAGCTTACCCTTTACTATGGTACGACTCCGATCCGGACCTACCCGGTGGTTCTGGGTGCCAACCCCAAAAAGGACAAGTTGTGTCAAGGGGACATGTGCACTCCCGAAGGGGTCTACCATGTGGTATGTAAATATCCCCATGAGCGCTGGAACAAATTTATTCTCTTAGACTATCCCAATAATCAGAACTGGCTTAAATTTGCACGGGCCAAGAAACGGGGGCAAATATCGCCTCTGGCCAGTATCGGGGGTGAGATCGGTATCCATGGCACCGATGACGACCTGAGGAACATCATTGGAGAAAACTGGACGTTTGGCTGTATTTCCCTGCAAAACCACCATCTGGATGATATCTATCCTTTGATTAACGAAAAGACTCTGGTAGTGATTAAAAAGGAGTAA
- a CDS encoding insulinase family protein: MNRKISILLIIVVFCLVGPGIAAPAEQVLGKRYQLPNGLVWLFSEQPDLPLVTMELLIKAGVLQEPPGKAGLANLTAALLLGGTHSRSATQIAEEIDFLGARLGAGGGQDYAVLRLTVLKKNLSAALKLFQDILFNPVFAPAEIARKVERFKGQLKSEQDEPGVVAARAFCRALYGSHPYGYPVIGTEADLPTITQADLVNFHRQYYRPNNAILAVVGDLRPVEAQQLIEKFFGTWASAPVPERELPVIPRLKQNQVLRIDKDITQAHIVLGQVGIKRRNPDFYGFLVMNYILGGGGFASRLMDNIRDNRGLAYSVASSFNPGVAAGPFEITLETKNATAGVALREALKEQQRIRTELVTDKELSEAKSYLIGSLPRKMDSNAKRAWLLGYVEFYGLGLDYPWRYPDLINRLTRKEIQTVAQKYLSPQQLLVVVGKQEKIELALPKDWMEIKKPPKAE, from the coding sequence TTGAATAGAAAAATCAGCATATTATTAATTATAGTCGTCTTTTGCCTGGTCGGCCCGGGGATAGCTGCCCCTGCAGAACAGGTATTGGGAAAGCGGTATCAGTTACCCAATGGCCTAGTCTGGCTGTTTTCCGAGCAACCGGACTTGCCGCTGGTCACTATGGAATTGCTTATCAAGGCCGGGGTCTTGCAAGAACCGCCGGGCAAGGCGGGCCTAGCCAACCTGACCGCAGCCCTGTTGTTGGGCGGGACTCATTCCCGCTCTGCCACCCAAATTGCCGAAGAGATCGATTTTCTGGGGGCCAGACTGGGGGCTGGCGGCGGGCAGGATTACGCCGTGCTCCGGCTTACGGTGCTGAAAAAAAATTTGTCCGCGGCGCTCAAGCTTTTCCAGGATATTTTATTCAATCCGGTCTTTGCCCCGGCAGAGATCGCTCGCAAGGTTGAGCGTTTTAAAGGTCAGCTGAAAAGCGAGCAGGATGAGCCGGGGGTGGTTGCGGCCCGGGCCTTTTGTCGGGCCTTGTATGGCTCTCATCCGTATGGCTATCCGGTGATTGGCACCGAAGCCGATCTTCCTACTATCACCCAGGCAGACCTGGTCAACTTCCACCGTCAATATTACCGGCCCAATAATGCTATCCTGGCGGTGGTGGGGGATTTGCGACCGGTTGAGGCACAGCAGTTGATTGAAAAATTTTTCGGCACCTGGGCCTCCGCCCCGGTGCCCGAAAGGGAGTTGCCGGTTATACCCCGTCTGAAGCAGAACCAGGTGCTCAGAATTGACAAGGATATTACTCAGGCCCATATTGTATTAGGTCAGGTGGGTATCAAACGGCGGAATCCGGATTTTTACGGCTTTCTGGTAATGAATTATATCCTGGGCGGCGGCGGCTTTGCCTCCCGCCTGATGGACAACATCCGGGACAATCGCGGCCTGGCTTATAGTGTCGCCAGCAGCTTTAATCCTGGAGTGGCGGCCGGTCCCTTTGAAATTACTCTGGAAACTAAAAACGCCACCGCCGGGGTGGCCCTTCGGGAGGCACTGAAAGAACAGCAACGCATCCGGACTGAACTGGTCACCGACAAGGAATTATCAGAAGCCAAGTCCTACCTGATCGGCAGCTTGCCCCGGAAGATGGATTCCAACGCTAAAAGAGCCTGGCTGTTAGGCTACGTGGAGTTTTATGGGCTAGGACTGGATTATCCCTGGCGTTATCCCGACCTGATAAATCGCCTGACCCGGAAGGAGATCCAGACGGTGGCGCAAAAATATCTATCCCCTCAACAATTGCTGGTGGTAGTGGGCAAACAAGAGAAAATCGAATTAGCTCTCCCCAAGGACTGGATGGAGATAAAAAAACCGCCGAAAGCGGAGTAG
- a CDS encoding DegQ family serine endoprotease: MICTNRNFKLLVSTLVMTLLVLGAALWAGSQPLRAALAPESFADLARQASPAVVNISTEKTHKGGGRVYEFFGPSPFGREDPFRDFFEKFFGDIPKDFKQRSLGSGFIIDGDGFIITNNHVVEGADKIKVKLIDGREFAATIKGRDPKTDLALIKLSSAAHDLPVLTLGDSDSVRVGDWVLAVGNPFGLGHTVTQGIISAKSRVIGAGPYDDFLQTDASINPGNSGGPLLNLNGEVIGINTAILATGQGIGFATPSSIAKEVIPQLKAKGKVTRGLLGVHIQVVTPSLAKSFGLAKPYGALVAEVNPGSPAAQAGIQRGDIIVAYNGQEIKEMHELPRLVAHTTPGTKATLKVIRQGKEKTVSVVIGELKDEQQAKESKVKTPESELGMVVQELTPVLAQRFRLRDTTGVVVLEVERGSPAAEAGIRPGDLIMEINTTKIKRQKDYHKAISGLKKGAVARLLIKRQGRTLFVSLEIP; this comes from the coding sequence ATGATCTGTACCAACCGTAATTTTAAGCTCTTGGTGTCAACTCTGGTAATGACTCTCTTGGTGCTAGGAGCGGCCCTCTGGGCCGGCAGTCAGCCGCTCCGGGCGGCGCTGGCGCCGGAGTCCTTTGCCGATCTGGCCCGCCAGGCCTCACCGGCAGTAGTTAACATCAGCACTGAAAAGACTCATAAAGGTGGGGGGCGGGTCTATGAATTTTTTGGGCCTTCACCGTTTGGCCGGGAAGATCCTTTTCGGGACTTCTTTGAGAAATTTTTTGGAGATATTCCCAAGGATTTTAAACAACGGAGTCTGGGATCGGGCTTCATTATCGATGGCGACGGTTTCATTATCACCAACAATCACGTGGTCGAAGGGGCGGATAAAATAAAGGTTAAACTGATCGATGGCCGGGAATTCGCCGCCACCATCAAAGGTCGGGATCCAAAGACCGATCTGGCCCTGATCAAGCTCTCCTCTGCCGCCCATGACTTACCGGTTCTTACTTTGGGAGATTCCGACTCGGTTCGGGTCGGGGATTGGGTGCTGGCAGTGGGCAATCCCTTTGGCCTAGGCCACACCGTTACCCAGGGCATCATCAGCGCCAAAAGCCGGGTCATTGGGGCCGGGCCCTATGACGATTTCCTGCAGACCGATGCCTCGATTAATCCTGGTAACAGTGGCGGCCCTTTACTCAATCTGAACGGCGAAGTGATCGGGATCAACACCGCAATTCTAGCCACCGGTCAGGGAATTGGGTTTGCCACCCCCAGCAGTATTGCCAAAGAAGTTATCCCTCAGCTTAAAGCCAAAGGCAAGGTAACCCGGGGTCTGCTCGGGGTGCACATCCAAGTTGTGACCCCCAGTCTGGCCAAATCCTTTGGCCTGGCCAAACCCTATGGAGCTTTGGTGGCCGAAGTCAATCCAGGCTCGCCTGCTGCTCAAGCCGGGATTCAACGCGGTGATATCATTGTAGCATATAATGGCCAGGAAATTAAAGAAATGCACGAATTGCCTCGTCTGGTCGCTCATACCACTCCTGGCACCAAGGCAACATTAAAGGTTATTCGCCAGGGTAAAGAAAAGACCGTTTCGGTTGTTATAGGGGAACTCAAAGATGAGCAGCAGGCCAAAGAATCAAAAGTTAAAACTCCGGAGTCCGAGTTGGGCATGGTGGTTCAAGAATTGACCCCGGTACTTGCCCAACGGTTCCGCCTCCGAGACACCACTGGGGTGGTAGTGCTGGAGGTGGAGCGAGGCAGTCCGGCGGCCGAGGCCGGAATTCGACCGGGCGACCTGATTATGGAGATAAATACTACCAAAATTAAGAGACAGAAGGACTACCACAAAGCCATTAGCGGACTGAAGAAGGGGGCTGTAGCCCGTCTATTGATCAAACGGCAGGGACGTACCCTGTTTGTCAGCCTGGAGATTCCCTAG